A window from Theobroma cacao cultivar B97-61/B2 chromosome 3, Criollo_cocoa_genome_V2, whole genome shotgun sequence encodes these proteins:
- the LOC18605578 gene encoding pectin acetylesterase 9 isoform X5, whose protein sequence is MSTHHVSSSNFELYGGGWCGHREQCLDRAKTSYGSTNHMNKWAIFSGILSNNASLNPDFYNWNRVRLRYCDGASFAGDGKFANGTSLLYFRGQKIWEAIILDLLPQGLANAHMALLAGCSAGGLATFLHCDNFTRMLPNASVNCLSDAGFILDERDVSLNHTVRSIFEDIVSLQGVEQNLDPKCTKSMNYPKLCFFPHYALKYITTPFFVLNSAYDVVQFHRFLVPPSADVEGKWKHCKHDPAACSADQIAILQGFRRDMLEALNFFLKDSHRGGTFINSCFAHCQSDAQESWFAVNSPRIHNKTIAEVVGDWYFTRREAKEIDCEYPCDTTCHNLMPVPQGTDCAKCGSVGNKTLTSKAGSHDRIWSKYSMILVVLLLPLCL, encoded by the exons ATGTCAACTCACCACGTCAGCAGTTCAAACTTTGAACTTTAC GGAGGTGGGTGGTGCGGACACAGAGAGCAATGCTTGGACAGAGCCAAAACGAGCTACGGATCAACAAATCACATGAACAAGTGGGCAATTTTTTCCGGTATCTTAAGTAACAACGCCTCCCTCAATCCAG ATTTTTACAATTGGAACCGAGTGAGGCTGAGATATTGTGATGGAGCCTCATTTGCTGGAGATGGCAAGTTTGCTAATGGG ACATCGTTGCTTTACTTCAGAGGGCAAAAAATATGGGAAGCAATCATTCTTGATCTTCTACCCCAAGGCTTGGCAAATGCACATATG GCTTTGCTAGCAGGTTGCTCAGCTGGGGGTCTGGCGACCTTTCTGCATTGTGACAACTTCACCAGGATGTTACCGAATGCTAGTGTGAATTGCTTGAGTGATGCTGGTTTTATCCTGGACGA AAGAGATGTAAGTTTGAACCACACCGTAAGGTCTATCTTTGAAGATATAGTTTCTCTTCAG GGAGTAGAGCAAAATCTTGATCCCAAATGCACCAAGTCCATGAACTATCCTAAGCTG TGCTTCTTTCCACACTATGCCTTGAAATATATCACAACTCCATTTTTTGTCTTGAACTCTGCTTACGATGTAGTCCAA TTTCATCGATTTTTGGTGCCACCTTCTGCTGATGTTGAAGGAAAATGGAAACACTGCAAGCATGATCCAGCAGCATGCAGTGCGGACCAGATAGCTATATTGCAAG GTTTCAGGCGTGACATGCTTGAAGcattgaatttctttcttaaagaTTCACATAGAGGGGGAACTTTCATAAATTCATGCTTTGCCCATTGCCAAAGTGATGCACAAGAATCATGGTTTGCCGTTAATTCTCCAAGAATACACAATAAG ACCATTGCTGAAGTAGTTGGTGATTGGTACTTCACCAGAAGAGAAGCAAAGGAGATTGATTGTGAATATCCTTGTGACACAACGTGCCACAACCTAATGCCAGTGCCTCAG GGTACGGACTGTGCAAAATGTGGTTCAGTTGGCAACAAAACCTTGACATCAAAAGCTGGTTCCCATGACAGGATTTGGAGCAAGTACTCAATGATCTTAGTGGTTTTGCTGTTACCATTATGcctttga
- the LOC18605578 gene encoding pectin acetylesterase 9 isoform X1, with protein sequence MKLMNIAAVASILVLLACAPWCAYSQERLLVRMTLVRNAPALGAFCLDGSLPAYHLHRGFGNGANNWILFFEGGGWCGHREQCLDRAKTSYGSTNHMNKWAIFSGILSNNASLNPDFYNWNRVRLRYCDGASFAGDGKFANGTSLLYFRGQKIWEAIILDLLPQGLANAHMALLAGCSAGGLATFLHCDNFTRMLPNASVNCLSDAGFILDERDVSLNHTVRSIFEDIVSLQGVEQNLDPKCTKSMNYPKLCFFPHYALKYITTPFFVLNSAYDVVQFHRFLVPPSADVEGKWKHCKHDPAACSADQIAILQGFRRDMLEALNFFLKDSHRGGTFINSCFAHCQSDAQESWFAVNSPRIHNKTIAEVVGDWYFTRREAKEIDCEYPCDTTCHNLMPVPQGTDCAKCGSVGNKTLTSKAGSHDRIWSKYSMILVVLLLPLCL encoded by the exons ATGAAGCTAATGAATATAGCTGCTGTAGCGAGCATACTGGTTTTGTTGGCTTGCGCGCCATGGTGCGCATACTCGCAGGAGCGGCTCCTTGTTCGGATGACTCTGGTTCGAAACGCTCCTGCTCTTGGTGCCT TTTGCTTAGATGGGAGCCTGCCAGCGTATCATCTACACAGAGGATTCGGCAATGGAGCAAACAATTGGATTTTGTTCTTTGAG GGAGGTGGGTGGTGCGGACACAGAGAGCAATGCTTGGACAGAGCCAAAACGAGCTACGGATCAACAAATCACATGAACAAGTGGGCAATTTTTTCCGGTATCTTAAGTAACAACGCCTCCCTCAATCCAG ATTTTTACAATTGGAACCGAGTGAGGCTGAGATATTGTGATGGAGCCTCATTTGCTGGAGATGGCAAGTTTGCTAATGGG ACATCGTTGCTTTACTTCAGAGGGCAAAAAATATGGGAAGCAATCATTCTTGATCTTCTACCCCAAGGCTTGGCAAATGCACATATG GCTTTGCTAGCAGGTTGCTCAGCTGGGGGTCTGGCGACCTTTCTGCATTGTGACAACTTCACCAGGATGTTACCGAATGCTAGTGTGAATTGCTTGAGTGATGCTGGTTTTATCCTGGACGA AAGAGATGTAAGTTTGAACCACACCGTAAGGTCTATCTTTGAAGATATAGTTTCTCTTCAG GGAGTAGAGCAAAATCTTGATCCCAAATGCACCAAGTCCATGAACTATCCTAAGCTG TGCTTCTTTCCACACTATGCCTTGAAATATATCACAACTCCATTTTTTGTCTTGAACTCTGCTTACGATGTAGTCCAA TTTCATCGATTTTTGGTGCCACCTTCTGCTGATGTTGAAGGAAAATGGAAACACTGCAAGCATGATCCAGCAGCATGCAGTGCGGACCAGATAGCTATATTGCAAG GTTTCAGGCGTGACATGCTTGAAGcattgaatttctttcttaaagaTTCACATAGAGGGGGAACTTTCATAAATTCATGCTTTGCCCATTGCCAAAGTGATGCACAAGAATCATGGTTTGCCGTTAATTCTCCAAGAATACACAATAAG ACCATTGCTGAAGTAGTTGGTGATTGGTACTTCACCAGAAGAGAAGCAAAGGAGATTGATTGTGAATATCCTTGTGACACAACGTGCCACAACCTAATGCCAGTGCCTCAG GGTACGGACTGTGCAAAATGTGGTTCAGTTGGCAACAAAACCTTGACATCAAAAGCTGGTTCCCATGACAGGATTTGGAGCAAGTACTCAATGATCTTAGTGGTTTTGCTGTTACCATTATGcctttga
- the LOC18605578 gene encoding pectin acetylesterase 9 isoform X2 codes for MKLMNIAAVASILVLLACAPWCAYSQERLLVRMTLVRNAPALGAFCLDGSLPAYHLHRGFGNGANNWILFFEGGGWCGHREQCLDRAKTSYGSTNHMNKWAIFSGILSNNASLNPDFYNWNRVRLRYCDGASFAGDGKFANGTSLLYFRGQKIWEAIILDLLPQGLANAHMALLAGCSAGGLATFLHCDNFTRMLPNASVNCLSDAGFILDERDVSLNHTVRSIFEDIVSLQGVEQNLDPKCTKSMNYPKLCFFPHYALKYITTPFFVLNSAYDVVQFHRFLVPPSADVEGKWKHCKHDPAACSADQIAILQGFRRDMLEALNFFLKDSHRGGTFINSCFAHCQSDAQESWFAVNSPRIHNKTIAEVVGDWYFTRREAKEIDCEYPCDTTCHNLMPVPQSEVQTLQISLMIHK; via the exons ATGAAGCTAATGAATATAGCTGCTGTAGCGAGCATACTGGTTTTGTTGGCTTGCGCGCCATGGTGCGCATACTCGCAGGAGCGGCTCCTTGTTCGGATGACTCTGGTTCGAAACGCTCCTGCTCTTGGTGCCT TTTGCTTAGATGGGAGCCTGCCAGCGTATCATCTACACAGAGGATTCGGCAATGGAGCAAACAATTGGATTTTGTTCTTTGAG GGAGGTGGGTGGTGCGGACACAGAGAGCAATGCTTGGACAGAGCCAAAACGAGCTACGGATCAACAAATCACATGAACAAGTGGGCAATTTTTTCCGGTATCTTAAGTAACAACGCCTCCCTCAATCCAG ATTTTTACAATTGGAACCGAGTGAGGCTGAGATATTGTGATGGAGCCTCATTTGCTGGAGATGGCAAGTTTGCTAATGGG ACATCGTTGCTTTACTTCAGAGGGCAAAAAATATGGGAAGCAATCATTCTTGATCTTCTACCCCAAGGCTTGGCAAATGCACATATG GCTTTGCTAGCAGGTTGCTCAGCTGGGGGTCTGGCGACCTTTCTGCATTGTGACAACTTCACCAGGATGTTACCGAATGCTAGTGTGAATTGCTTGAGTGATGCTGGTTTTATCCTGGACGA AAGAGATGTAAGTTTGAACCACACCGTAAGGTCTATCTTTGAAGATATAGTTTCTCTTCAG GGAGTAGAGCAAAATCTTGATCCCAAATGCACCAAGTCCATGAACTATCCTAAGCTG TGCTTCTTTCCACACTATGCCTTGAAATATATCACAACTCCATTTTTTGTCTTGAACTCTGCTTACGATGTAGTCCAA TTTCATCGATTTTTGGTGCCACCTTCTGCTGATGTTGAAGGAAAATGGAAACACTGCAAGCATGATCCAGCAGCATGCAGTGCGGACCAGATAGCTATATTGCAAG GTTTCAGGCGTGACATGCTTGAAGcattgaatttctttcttaaagaTTCACATAGAGGGGGAACTTTCATAAATTCATGCTTTGCCCATTGCCAAAGTGATGCACAAGAATCATGGTTTGCCGTTAATTCTCCAAGAATACACAATAAG ACCATTGCTGAAGTAGTTGGTGATTGGTACTTCACCAGAAGAGAAGCAAAGGAGATTGATTGTGAATATCCTTGTGACACAACGTGCCACAACCTAATGCCAGTGCCTCAG TCTGAAGTGCAAACATTGCAGATTTCATTGATGATTCATAAATAA
- the LOC18605578 gene encoding pectin acetylesterase 9 isoform X3 — translation MKLMNIAAVASILVLLACAPWCAYSQERLLVRMTLVRNAPALGAFCLDGSLPAYHLHRGFGNGANNWILFFEGGGWCGHREQCLDRAKTSYGSTNHMNKWAIFSGILSNNASLNPDFYNWNRVRLRYCDGASFAGDGKFANGTSLLYFRGQKIWEAIILDLLPQGLANAHMALLAGCSAGGLATFLHCDNFTRMLPNASVNCLSDAGFILDERDVSLNHTVRSIFEDIVSLQGVEQNLDPKCTKSMNYPKLCFFPHYALKYITTPFFVLNSAYDVVQFHRFLVPPSADVEGKWKHCKHDPAACSADQIAILQGFRRDMLEALNFFLKDSHRGGTFINSCFAHCQSDAQESWFAVNSPRIHNKTIAEVVGDWYFTRREAKEIDCEYPCDTTCHNLMPVPQISLMIHK, via the exons ATGAAGCTAATGAATATAGCTGCTGTAGCGAGCATACTGGTTTTGTTGGCTTGCGCGCCATGGTGCGCATACTCGCAGGAGCGGCTCCTTGTTCGGATGACTCTGGTTCGAAACGCTCCTGCTCTTGGTGCCT TTTGCTTAGATGGGAGCCTGCCAGCGTATCATCTACACAGAGGATTCGGCAATGGAGCAAACAATTGGATTTTGTTCTTTGAG GGAGGTGGGTGGTGCGGACACAGAGAGCAATGCTTGGACAGAGCCAAAACGAGCTACGGATCAACAAATCACATGAACAAGTGGGCAATTTTTTCCGGTATCTTAAGTAACAACGCCTCCCTCAATCCAG ATTTTTACAATTGGAACCGAGTGAGGCTGAGATATTGTGATGGAGCCTCATTTGCTGGAGATGGCAAGTTTGCTAATGGG ACATCGTTGCTTTACTTCAGAGGGCAAAAAATATGGGAAGCAATCATTCTTGATCTTCTACCCCAAGGCTTGGCAAATGCACATATG GCTTTGCTAGCAGGTTGCTCAGCTGGGGGTCTGGCGACCTTTCTGCATTGTGACAACTTCACCAGGATGTTACCGAATGCTAGTGTGAATTGCTTGAGTGATGCTGGTTTTATCCTGGACGA AAGAGATGTAAGTTTGAACCACACCGTAAGGTCTATCTTTGAAGATATAGTTTCTCTTCAG GGAGTAGAGCAAAATCTTGATCCCAAATGCACCAAGTCCATGAACTATCCTAAGCTG TGCTTCTTTCCACACTATGCCTTGAAATATATCACAACTCCATTTTTTGTCTTGAACTCTGCTTACGATGTAGTCCAA TTTCATCGATTTTTGGTGCCACCTTCTGCTGATGTTGAAGGAAAATGGAAACACTGCAAGCATGATCCAGCAGCATGCAGTGCGGACCAGATAGCTATATTGCAAG GTTTCAGGCGTGACATGCTTGAAGcattgaatttctttcttaaagaTTCACATAGAGGGGGAACTTTCATAAATTCATGCTTTGCCCATTGCCAAAGTGATGCACAAGAATCATGGTTTGCCGTTAATTCTCCAAGAATACACAATAAG ACCATTGCTGAAGTAGTTGGTGATTGGTACTTCACCAGAAGAGAAGCAAAGGAGATTGATTGTGAATATCCTTGTGACACAACGTGCCACAACCTAATGCCAGTGCCTCAG ATTTCATTGATGATTCATAAATAA
- the LOC18605578 gene encoding pectin acetylesterase 9 isoform X4, producing the protein MKLMNIAAVASILVLLACAPWCAYSQERLLVRMTLVRNAPALGAFCLDGSLPAYHLHRGFGNGANNWILFFEGGGWCGHREQCLDRAKTSYGSTNHMNKWAIFSGILSNNASLNPDFYNWNRVRLRYCDGASFAGDGKFANGTSLLYFRGQKIWEAIILDLLPQGLANAHMALLAGCSAGGLATFLHCDNFTRMLPNASVNCLSDAGFILDERDVSLNHTVRSIFEDIVSLQGVEQNLDPKCTKSMNYPKLCFFPHYALKYITTPFFVLNSAYDVVQFHRFLVPPSADVEGKWKHCKHDPAACSADQIAILQGFRRDMLEALNFFLKDSHRGGTFINSCFAHCQSDAQESWFAVNSPRIHNKTIAEVVGDWYFTRREAKEIDCEYPCDTTCHNLMPVPQCKHCRFH; encoded by the exons ATGAAGCTAATGAATATAGCTGCTGTAGCGAGCATACTGGTTTTGTTGGCTTGCGCGCCATGGTGCGCATACTCGCAGGAGCGGCTCCTTGTTCGGATGACTCTGGTTCGAAACGCTCCTGCTCTTGGTGCCT TTTGCTTAGATGGGAGCCTGCCAGCGTATCATCTACACAGAGGATTCGGCAATGGAGCAAACAATTGGATTTTGTTCTTTGAG GGAGGTGGGTGGTGCGGACACAGAGAGCAATGCTTGGACAGAGCCAAAACGAGCTACGGATCAACAAATCACATGAACAAGTGGGCAATTTTTTCCGGTATCTTAAGTAACAACGCCTCCCTCAATCCAG ATTTTTACAATTGGAACCGAGTGAGGCTGAGATATTGTGATGGAGCCTCATTTGCTGGAGATGGCAAGTTTGCTAATGGG ACATCGTTGCTTTACTTCAGAGGGCAAAAAATATGGGAAGCAATCATTCTTGATCTTCTACCCCAAGGCTTGGCAAATGCACATATG GCTTTGCTAGCAGGTTGCTCAGCTGGGGGTCTGGCGACCTTTCTGCATTGTGACAACTTCACCAGGATGTTACCGAATGCTAGTGTGAATTGCTTGAGTGATGCTGGTTTTATCCTGGACGA AAGAGATGTAAGTTTGAACCACACCGTAAGGTCTATCTTTGAAGATATAGTTTCTCTTCAG GGAGTAGAGCAAAATCTTGATCCCAAATGCACCAAGTCCATGAACTATCCTAAGCTG TGCTTCTTTCCACACTATGCCTTGAAATATATCACAACTCCATTTTTTGTCTTGAACTCTGCTTACGATGTAGTCCAA TTTCATCGATTTTTGGTGCCACCTTCTGCTGATGTTGAAGGAAAATGGAAACACTGCAAGCATGATCCAGCAGCATGCAGTGCGGACCAGATAGCTATATTGCAAG GTTTCAGGCGTGACATGCTTGAAGcattgaatttctttcttaaagaTTCACATAGAGGGGGAACTTTCATAAATTCATGCTTTGCCCATTGCCAAAGTGATGCACAAGAATCATGGTTTGCCGTTAATTCTCCAAGAATACACAATAAG ACCATTGCTGAAGTAGTTGGTGATTGGTACTTCACCAGAAGAGAAGCAAAGGAGATTGATTGTGAATATCCTTGTGACACAACGTGCCACAACCTAATGCCAGTGCCTCAG TGCAAACATTGCAGATTTCATTGA